A window of the Synechococcus sp. M16.1 genome harbors these coding sequences:
- a CDS encoding molybdenum cofactor guanylyltransferase: MVGDVNQGLRVCVLSGGSSRRMGRDKALLPHPSGGVWLTALVDQLLPLGYPVQVLSRHAAHAELLAHRPGCSVLLEPPPWNGPLQALARLLPSQPGEALLVLPVDMPRLNTAVVRQLIAAWNRAPEQAAVAHDGQRLQPLLAVIPSGSPFRSSLDQQLQCGELRWMDWLARVPHQAVRLPAEALVNANCPSDLAALEG, encoded by the coding sequence TTGGTCGGCGATGTGAACCAAGGCTTGCGGGTTTGTGTGCTCAGTGGCGGAAGCAGCCGTCGCATGGGGCGTGACAAGGCCCTCCTGCCGCATCCCTCCGGTGGTGTCTGGCTCACGGCCCTGGTCGACCAGCTGTTGCCCCTCGGTTATCCGGTGCAGGTGTTGAGTCGTCATGCCGCCCACGCAGAGCTGCTGGCCCACCGGCCGGGATGTTCCGTGCTGCTGGAGCCCCCTCCCTGGAATGGCCCTCTGCAGGCGCTGGCCAGGCTGTTGCCGTCTCAGCCTGGGGAGGCCTTGTTGGTGCTGCCGGTGGACATGCCCCGTTTGAACACCGCCGTTGTCCGCCAGCTGATCGCAGCCTGGAATCGTGCCCCGGAGCAAGCAGCGGTGGCCCATGACGGGCAACGGCTGCAGCCACTGTTGGCGGTGATCCCCTCCGGTTCCCCCTTCCGCTCCAGCCTTGATCAGCAACTGCAATGCGGAGAGTTGCGCTGGATGGATTGGTTGGCCCGCGTTCCCCATCAGGCGGTGCGCTTGCCTGCGGAGGCGTTGGTGAATGCCAACTGCCCCTCAGATCTGGCAGCTTTGGAGGGATGA
- a CDS encoding NarK family nitrate/nitrite MFS transporter has product MLGDLWSFQGRYRTLHLTWIAFFLTFVVWFNLAPLATTVKADLGLTVGQIRTVAICNVALTIPARVLIGMLLDKFGPRITYSSILVFSAIPCLLFASAQDFNQLVVARLLLSIVGAGFVIGIRMVAEWFPPKEIGLAEGIYGGWGNFGSAFSALTMVALAGFLSFSGGFELPTGAVLNWRGAIALTGIVSAVYGCFYFFNVTDTPPGKTYQRPAKTAGLEVTSMRDFWGLLGMNVPFAAILCVLCWRLSKVGFLTASTYPLALGAVAVWFAFQTWGIIRTNRDLILGNKVYPKEDRYEFRQVAILELTYIVNFGSELAVVSMLPTFFETTFDLPKATAGILASCFAFVNLVARPAGGLISDRVGSRKNTMGFLTAGLGVGYLVMSMIKPGTFTGTTGIAVAVVITMLASFFVQSGEGATFALVPLVKRRVTGQVAGLVGAYGNVGAVTYLTIFSLLPMWMGGGGEPTPEVIAASNSAFFQILGVAGLIVAFFCFFFLKEPKGSFADLHEGETA; this is encoded by the coding sequence ATGCTTGGCGACCTTTGGTCGTTCCAGGGCAGGTACCGAACCCTTCACCTGACCTGGATCGCCTTCTTCCTGACCTTCGTGGTCTGGTTCAACCTGGCCCCTCTGGCCACCACCGTAAAAGCGGACCTGGGTCTGACCGTTGGTCAGATCCGCACCGTGGCCATTTGCAACGTGGCCCTCACCATTCCGGCGCGCGTGCTGATCGGCATGCTCCTGGACAAATTCGGACCCCGGATCACCTACTCCTCGATCCTGGTGTTCTCGGCGATTCCCTGCCTGCTGTTTGCCTCCGCTCAGGACTTCAACCAGCTGGTGGTGGCCCGTCTGCTGCTCTCCATCGTTGGCGCCGGCTTCGTGATCGGCATCCGCATGGTGGCCGAGTGGTTCCCGCCCAAGGAAATCGGCCTGGCTGAAGGCATTTATGGCGGCTGGGGCAACTTCGGCTCCGCTTTCTCCGCCCTCACCATGGTGGCCCTTGCTGGCTTCCTCTCCTTCTCCGGCGGATTCGAACTGCCCACCGGCGCTGTTCTGAACTGGCGCGGTGCCATCGCTCTGACCGGCATCGTCTCGGCCGTCTACGGCTGCTTCTACTTCTTCAACGTCACCGACACCCCCCCCGGCAAGACGTATCAGCGCCCTGCGAAAACTGCAGGTCTGGAAGTCACCTCCATGCGCGACTTCTGGGGTCTGCTGGGCATGAACGTGCCCTTCGCAGCCATCCTCTGCGTGCTCTGCTGGCGCCTGTCCAAGGTGGGCTTCCTCACCGCAAGCACCTATCCGCTGGCGCTCGGTGCCGTTGCCGTCTGGTTTGCCTTCCAGACCTGGGGAATCATCCGCACCAACCGCGACCTGATCCTCGGCAACAAGGTTTATCCCAAGGAAGATCGCTACGAGTTCCGCCAGGTGGCGATCCTCGAGCTCACCTACATCGTGAACTTCGGCTCCGAACTGGCCGTGGTTTCGATGCTGCCCACCTTCTTTGAAACCACCTTCGATCTGCCGAAGGCCACCGCCGGAATCCTGGCGTCCTGCTTCGCTTTCGTGAACCTGGTCGCCCGCCCTGCAGGCGGTCTGATCTCCGACCGCGTCGGCAGCCGCAAGAACACCATGGGCTTCCTCACCGCCGGTCTCGGCGTGGGCTACCTGGTGATGAGCATGATCAAGCCCGGCACCTTCACCGGCACCACCGGCATCGCTGTTGCCGTGGTGATCACCATGCTCGCCTCCTTCTTCGTGCAGTCCGGTGAAGGCGCCACCTTCGCGCTGGTGCCCCTGGTCAAGCGTCGCGTCACCGGTCAGGTGGCCGGCCTGGTGGGTGCCTACGGCAACGTTGGTGCTGTGACCTACCTGACCATCTTCAGCCTCCTGCCGATGTGGATGGGCGGCGGCGGCGAACCCACCCCCGAGGTGATCGCGGCTTCCAACAGTGCCTTCTTCCAGATCCTGGGCGTGGCCGGTCTGATCGTGGCCTTCTTCTGCTTCTTCTTCCTGAAGGAGCCCAAGGGGTCCTTCGCAGACCTGCACGAAGGCGAAACCGCCTGA
- a CDS encoding nitrate reductase codes for MTNSPRSVRSQCPYCGVGCGLELLPPAVKGEAVKRDAEGNPMWTARGDREHPSSLGQVCIKGATVGETLAPGRLRQPLFRPTLEDDFAPISWDDALNKITGQIQASVAQRGNADGIAMYGSGQFHTEDYYLAQKLLKGALGTNNFDANSRLCMSSAVAGYTRSLGSDGPPCSYEDLDHCTVAFLIGTNTAECHPVLFQRLMKRKRKNPGSVKIVVVDPRRTDTAKAADIHLPIAPGSDLALLHGIAHLVLRENGQDPAFIDDHTENYDAFFDVAARWTPRRVALFCNIPEKRLREVAALFHRREKVLSLWSMGVNQRREGTAVVQGLINLHLLTGQIGKQGAGPFSLTGQPNAMGGREAGGLAHLLPGYRLVANAEHRAEVEQAWQLPAGRINAKPGLAAWQQIEAMDQEALDLWWVAATNPLVSLPDLDRVKSAMQKCPLVVVSEAYADSETSHYAHLLLPAAQWSEKAGAMTNSERRVTYCPAYRRRFGESRPDWEVFAEVGRRLGYSEQFNFESAAEVYAEFTALTQGRLCDMSGLSHELLEGEGPQQWPYPSGSTPTTDAKRLYEDHQFATPNKRARFSTDQPLGLAEPPCDTYPLVLTVGRYLGQWHTMTRTGKVERLMKQHPEPLLEIHPGDAQELKLRNGELAAISSRRGHLTATVKVTDRIRRGSVFLPMHWGFTQEKACEANTLMHDEACPVSKQPELKACAVIVAPAVSVVKPVEQQKGRLEALRRLLTPALR; via the coding sequence ATGACCAACTCACCCCGCAGCGTGCGCAGCCAGTGCCCCTACTGCGGCGTGGGTTGTGGTCTGGAGCTTTTGCCTCCTGCCGTGAAGGGTGAGGCCGTGAAACGGGATGCCGAGGGCAACCCGATGTGGACCGCCCGCGGCGACCGCGAACACCCCTCCAGCCTTGGCCAGGTCTGCATCAAGGGCGCCACCGTCGGCGAAACCCTGGCCCCAGGCCGCCTGCGCCAACCGCTGTTCCGCCCGACCCTTGAGGACGACTTCGCGCCGATCAGCTGGGACGACGCCCTCAACAAAATCACCGGCCAGATCCAGGCGAGCGTGGCCCAGCGCGGCAACGCCGATGGCATCGCCATGTACGGCTCCGGTCAGTTCCACACCGAGGATTACTACCTCGCCCAGAAGCTGCTGAAAGGCGCCCTGGGCACCAACAATTTCGACGCCAATTCACGGCTGTGCATGAGCTCAGCGGTGGCGGGCTACACCCGCAGCCTGGGCTCCGATGGTCCCCCCTGCAGCTATGAGGACCTCGACCACTGCACAGTGGCGTTTCTGATCGGCACCAACACGGCCGAATGCCACCCGGTGCTGTTCCAGCGGCTGATGAAGCGAAAACGCAAAAACCCCGGCAGCGTCAAGATCGTGGTGGTGGATCCACGCCGCACCGACACCGCCAAAGCCGCCGATATCCACTTACCGATTGCACCGGGCAGCGACCTGGCCCTGCTGCACGGCATTGCCCACCTGGTGCTGCGCGAAAACGGCCAGGATCCGGCCTTCATCGACGACCACACCGAGAATTACGACGCCTTTTTTGACGTCGCCGCCCGCTGGACCCCCAGACGGGTGGCCCTGTTCTGCAACATCCCCGAAAAACGCCTGCGGGAAGTGGCGGCTCTGTTCCACCGGCGCGAGAAGGTGCTCAGCCTCTGGTCGATGGGGGTGAACCAACGCCGTGAAGGAACGGCCGTGGTGCAGGGGTTGATCAATCTGCATCTGCTCACCGGCCAGATCGGCAAGCAAGGAGCGGGCCCGTTTTCCCTCACCGGCCAACCCAACGCCATGGGCGGACGCGAAGCCGGAGGCCTGGCCCACCTGCTGCCGGGCTACCGCCTGGTGGCCAACGCCGAACACCGCGCCGAAGTGGAGCAGGCCTGGCAGCTGCCGGCAGGACGAATCAACGCCAAGCCCGGTTTGGCAGCCTGGCAGCAGATCGAAGCCATGGACCAGGAGGCGCTGGATCTGTGGTGGGTGGCCGCCACCAACCCCCTGGTGAGCCTCCCGGATCTCGACCGGGTGAAGTCAGCCATGCAGAAATGCCCGCTGGTGGTGGTGAGCGAGGCCTACGCCGACTCGGAAACTTCCCACTACGCCCATCTGCTGTTGCCCGCAGCCCAGTGGAGCGAGAAGGCCGGCGCCATGACCAATTCCGAACGGCGGGTCACCTACTGCCCGGCCTACCGGCGTCGTTTCGGCGAAAGCCGTCCCGACTGGGAGGTGTTTGCCGAGGTAGGCCGGCGCCTGGGTTACAGCGAGCAGTTCAACTTCGAATCAGCAGCTGAGGTGTACGCCGAATTCACGGCTCTCACCCAGGGCAGGCTTTGCGATATGAGCGGCCTCAGCCATGAACTGCTGGAAGGCGAAGGACCGCAGCAATGGCCCTATCCCAGCGGCAGCACCCCCACCACAGACGCCAAACGCCTCTACGAAGACCATCAATTCGCCACCCCCAACAAACGCGCCCGCTTCAGCACCGATCAACCGCTGGGACTGGCGGAACCCCCCTGCGACACCTATCCGCTGGTGCTGACGGTGGGCCGCTACCTGGGCCAGTGGCACACGATGACCCGCACCGGCAAGGTGGAACGGCTGATGAAACAGCATCCCGAGCCGCTGCTGGAGATTCACCCCGGTGACGCGCAGGAGTTGAAACTGCGCAACGGTGAACTGGCGGCGATCAGCTCACGCCGCGGCCACCTCACCGCCACGGTGAAGGTCACCGATCGCATCCGGCGTGGGTCGGTCTTCCTGCCGATGCACTGGGGATTCACCCAGGAGAAGGCCTGCGAAGCCAACACCCTCATGCACGACGAGGCCTGCCCTGTGTCGAAGCAGCCTGAACTCAAGGCCTGCGCGGTGATCGTGGCTCCCGCCGTCTCGGTGGTGAAGCCCGTTGAACAGCAGAAAGGACGTTTGGAGGCCCTGCGCCGGCTGCTCACACCAGCACTTCGCTGA
- a CDS encoding nitrate reductase associated protein: MSSCRNSASHCFAFEQDFIGNWRCIPLCVRRKLDLCGVKLKLNHWLELSQEQRQALVDWPDAADALEQLRQHLRDCTRPMADGMAKDLPPVSGAPWQQQAELPAVVQDAATVRGVALTLEQWTQLSELDRFALCKLVRPGHDHHNLEAAFSEVLV; the protein is encoded by the coding sequence ATGTCCAGCTGTCGTAATTCCGCCAGCCATTGCTTTGCCTTTGAACAGGATTTCATCGGCAACTGGCGCTGCATCCCCCTGTGTGTGCGACGCAAATTGGATCTGTGTGGGGTGAAGTTGAAGCTCAACCACTGGCTTGAACTTTCTCAGGAGCAACGTCAAGCCCTGGTGGATTGGCCGGATGCGGCTGATGCTCTTGAGCAGCTTCGCCAACACCTGCGCGATTGCACGCGCCCCATGGCCGATGGCATGGCCAAGGATCTGCCACCGGTGAGTGGTGCCCCCTGGCAACAGCAGGCGGAGCTGCCCGCTGTGGTGCAGGACGCGGCCACAGTGCGGGGTGTGGCGCTGACCCTGGAGCAGTGGACCCAACTCAGTGAGCTGGACCGTTTTGCCTTGTGCAAGTTGGTTCGGCCTGGGCACGACCACCACAACCTTGAGGCAGCCTTCAGCGAAGTGCTGGTGTGA
- a CDS encoding carbonic anhydrase: MGIQRRHFLQQTGGLALAALIQARPVEAAEEGFCSPNDPLEALMEGNRRFAEAWRQGKQDNGTTPRTAGANPRCFNSPRALATSQHPWATVLTCSDSRVSPSWVFDTTPGELFVIRNAGNTAFTEAIASVEYSVSVLKTPLLMVMGHSGCGAVTAAMDTNPLTPSLDRLIQPIRENINGSSDLEDAVKRNALASASTLIQRSAVLAEAKASGALKLVVGCFQLSSGVVSLIE; this comes from the coding sequence ATGGGGATTCAGCGCCGTCACTTCCTCCAGCAAACGGGCGGTCTGGCCTTGGCCGCCCTGATCCAAGCGCGCCCCGTTGAGGCAGCAGAGGAGGGGTTCTGCAGCCCGAATGATCCACTCGAGGCCCTGATGGAGGGGAACCGCCGATTTGCCGAGGCCTGGCGCCAGGGCAAACAAGACAACGGAACGACACCCCGAACGGCGGGCGCTAACCCGCGCTGCTTCAACTCCCCCAGGGCGTTGGCCACCAGCCAACATCCCTGGGCCACCGTGCTCACCTGCTCAGATTCACGGGTGTCGCCGAGCTGGGTGTTCGACACCACGCCTGGCGAGCTGTTCGTGATCCGCAACGCCGGCAACACCGCCTTCACCGAAGCCATTGCCTCGGTTGAATACAGCGTCAGCGTTCTCAAGACGCCACTGTTGATGGTGATGGGACACAGTGGCTGCGGAGCCGTGACGGCGGCGATGGACACCAACCCGCTGACCCCCTCCCTGGACCGACTGATCCAACCCATCCGGGAGAACATCAACGGCAGCAGCGATCTCGAGGACGCCGTGAAGCGCAACGCCCTCGCCAGCGCCTCCACCTTGATTCAACGCAGCGCCGTTCTGGCTGAGGCCAAAGCCAGCGGTGCGCTGAAACTGGTGGTGGGTTGTTTCCAACTCAGCAGCGGTGTTGTGAGCTTGATCGAATGA
- the moaC gene encoding cyclic pyranopterin monophosphate synthase MoaC → MTQDLSHLNQQGEVHMVDVGDRPTTHREAHARGAIRMDASTLGLIQRGETPKGDLLAVARVAAIQAAKRTWELIPLCHPLPLSGMDVSIDADASLPGLVVHCRCRTTGQTGVEMEAMTAVSVGLLTLYDMLKAVDPAMTIEAIQLEFKEGGRNGVWKR, encoded by the coding sequence ATGACGCAAGACCTGAGTCACCTGAACCAGCAAGGCGAGGTTCACATGGTGGACGTGGGGGACCGGCCGACCACCCACCGCGAAGCCCATGCCCGTGGCGCCATTCGCATGGACGCCTCAACCCTCGGCCTGATCCAGCGGGGCGAGACACCGAAAGGAGATCTGCTGGCGGTCGCCCGGGTGGCAGCGATCCAGGCCGCCAAACGCACCTGGGAGCTGATTCCCCTGTGCCATCCGCTGCCACTCAGTGGCATGGATGTGTCGATCGACGCCGACGCCTCCCTGCCTGGCCTGGTGGTCCACTGCCGTTGCCGCACCACAGGTCAGACCGGGGTGGAAATGGAAGCGATGACGGCCGTATCCGTGGGGCTGCTGACCCTTTACGACATGCTCAAGGCGGTTGATCCAGCCATGACGATCGAGGCGATCCAGCTGGAGTTCAAGGAAGGAGGGAGGAACGGTGTCTGGAAACGCTGA
- a CDS encoding molybdopterin molybdotransferase MoeA has protein sequence MSGNAEPYGREGLPLEEARRRVLAALQPITASNTVPLQQALSRVSAADVLASAAVPGFRASIMDGYALGQSHQPKPGDTWQLKGRSAAGQPFNRTLASGDAIRILTGAPLPDGAGWVLPQELISVDGTSVQLVKEASDRPWIRPEDEECRAGDLLLAAGERLGAADLARLAGCGIADLTVAQQPRIGLLISGDELVPPGTARQPGAIWESNGTLLETMLRALGQSVTQRRVVADQPDALRQALLDLAHDCDVVVSTGGVSAGDTDWIRPLVAELGAVDFWKLFLRPGRPFAFGSIGEGVPFFGLPGNPVAAAVTALQLLWPALQVLEGQSEPELFPRVMVELADPLSRRPGRPELARARLDTNAAGTLLARVDGSQASSRIGSLQQADLLLELPAEAGPLESGTRLWAQVIRQRIF, from the coding sequence GTGTCTGGAAACGCTGAGCCCTACGGACGCGAAGGGCTACCTCTGGAAGAGGCACGTCGACGGGTTCTTGCGGCGCTTCAGCCGATCACAGCCAGCAACACAGTGCCGCTGCAGCAGGCCCTCAGCAGGGTGAGCGCTGCGGATGTGCTGGCCAGCGCGGCCGTTCCGGGATTCCGGGCTTCGATCATGGACGGCTACGCCCTGGGGCAGAGCCACCAGCCCAAACCTGGGGACACCTGGCAGCTGAAGGGACGCTCCGCCGCCGGCCAGCCCTTCAACAGAACCCTGGCCAGCGGCGATGCGATCCGCATCCTCACCGGCGCTCCACTGCCGGACGGTGCCGGCTGGGTGCTGCCCCAGGAGCTGATCAGCGTGGACGGCACCAGCGTCCAGCTGGTGAAAGAGGCGTCGGATCGTCCCTGGATTCGCCCCGAGGATGAGGAATGCCGAGCGGGGGACCTGCTGCTGGCAGCTGGAGAGCGCCTCGGTGCCGCCGATCTCGCACGCCTCGCCGGCTGCGGCATCGCCGACCTAACCGTTGCGCAGCAACCCCGCATCGGGCTGCTGATCAGCGGGGACGAGCTGGTGCCACCCGGAACAGCGCGGCAACCCGGTGCCATCTGGGAGAGCAACGGCACGCTTCTGGAGACGATGCTCCGGGCCCTCGGGCAATCGGTGACCCAGCGACGGGTGGTGGCCGATCAACCCGACGCCCTGCGCCAGGCCCTGCTGGATCTGGCCCATGACTGCGACGTGGTGGTGAGCACCGGCGGCGTCTCCGCTGGCGACACCGATTGGATCCGACCACTGGTGGCGGAGCTGGGTGCCGTGGACTTCTGGAAACTGTTCCTACGCCCGGGGCGCCCCTTCGCCTTCGGCAGCATCGGTGAGGGCGTGCCGTTTTTCGGACTGCCGGGCAATCCCGTAGCAGCGGCGGTCACCGCCCTGCAACTGCTCTGGCCCGCCCTGCAGGTTCTGGAGGGCCAGAGCGAACCGGAACTGTTCCCCCGGGTGATGGTGGAACTGGCCGACCCGTTGTCCCGCCGACCGGGACGGCCGGAATTGGCTCGGGCCCGCCTCGACACCAACGCCGCAGGAACGCTGCTGGCACGGGTGGATGGCTCGCAGGCCTCGTCCAGGATCGGTTCCCTGCAACAGGCCGATCTGCTGCTGGAACTGCCAGCGGAAGCCGGCCCGCTCGAAAGCGGCACCCGTCTCTGGGCCCAGGTGATTCGTCAGCGGATTTTCTGA
- a CDS encoding NAD-dependent epimerase/dehydratase family protein, which yields MDLTIVGCGYVGLALAERLQPRRPQLKLTLTTTSSERLEQLRPLADRVELCDATDPVQLRNALRQSSSAVFCLGPKGDRQVDANGYRRTFVDSFHCLTSLLPQLPKLRQIVYTGSCSVYGDAAGDWVDEQTPPAPGRGHGDVLLESEQLLSGITGRRVCILRLGALYGPGRDLDRRLRGLAGLERPGSGSTYSNWLHVADAAGALEAALDAEWAGLVNVVNDEPIRLRDLVGRSLQRQGLAPVRWLGQDEPGSGGRRIRNNRLKQLGYQLQHPRLDQSGVLASSQVP from the coding sequence ATGGACCTGACGATCGTTGGCTGCGGCTACGTGGGGCTCGCTCTGGCGGAGCGGCTGCAACCAAGACGCCCCCAGCTGAAGCTGACGCTGACCACCACCAGCAGCGAACGGCTGGAGCAACTCCGCCCCCTCGCTGATCGGGTGGAGCTCTGCGACGCCACAGACCCCGTGCAATTGCGGAACGCCCTGCGGCAGAGCAGCAGCGCCGTGTTCTGCCTCGGGCCAAAGGGAGATCGCCAGGTGGATGCCAACGGCTACCGCCGCACCTTCGTCGACAGCTTCCATTGCCTGACGTCGCTGTTGCCACAACTGCCGAAACTGCGGCAGATCGTCTACACGGGCAGTTGCTCGGTGTACGGCGATGCCGCGGGGGACTGGGTGGATGAACAAACGCCACCCGCGCCAGGCCGCGGCCATGGCGATGTTCTGCTGGAAAGCGAACAACTGCTCAGCGGCATCACCGGCCGGCGAGTGTGCATCCTGCGCCTCGGGGCGCTCTATGGCCCTGGCCGCGATCTCGACCGACGCCTGCGCGGGCTCGCCGGACTGGAACGCCCTGGCAGCGGCTCTACCTACAGCAACTGGCTGCATGTGGCGGATGCTGCCGGTGCCCTGGAAGCAGCTCTCGATGCTGAATGGGCAGGCCTGGTGAATGTGGTCAACGACGAACCGATTCGGCTGCGGGACCTGGTGGGGCGCAGCCTGCAGCGCCAGGGCCTGGCCCCGGTGCGCTGGCTTGGGCAGGACGAACCGGGCTCAGGGGGCCGACGGATCCGCAACAACCGGCTCAAACAGCTGGGCTACCAGCTGCAGCACCCACGCCTTGATCAGAGTGGCGTGTTGGCGTCCAGCCAGGTGCCCTGA
- a CDS encoding molybdenum cofactor biosynthesis protein MoaE, with protein sequence MTDCRVEVCPDPFDPWQQLALWSGDAAAAAIFMGRVRPSTMDGRPLEALELEHFPGLCERQITAMAQRLQQEHRTGPILVLHRVGKLAPGEPIVLVAVQADRRGAAQRCSAALLEQLKHQAPFWKREWCAGQGTWLDANTPL encoded by the coding sequence GTGACCGATTGCCGTGTGGAGGTGTGCCCGGATCCCTTTGATCCTTGGCAGCAACTGGCGCTTTGGAGCGGGGATGCCGCGGCCGCGGCGATCTTCATGGGTCGGGTGCGTCCCTCCACGATGGATGGCCGGCCTCTGGAGGCACTTGAGCTGGAGCACTTCCCCGGCCTTTGCGAACGTCAGATCACGGCCATGGCGCAGCGCCTGCAGCAGGAGCACCGGACGGGGCCGATTCTGGTGCTGCATCGGGTGGGCAAGCTCGCCCCCGGTGAGCCGATCGTGCTGGTGGCGGTGCAGGCCGATCGTCGTGGGGCGGCGCAGCGCTGCTCGGCCGCCTTGTTGGAGCAACTCAAGCACCAGGCCCCGTTCTGGAAGCGGGAGTGGTGCGCTGGTCAGGGCACCTGGCTGGACGCCAACACGCCACTCTGA
- a CDS encoding MoaD/ThiS family protein, whose translation MDVVLKVLLFASLRERAGWADRSLPFTPGVSTAREVWNQLDLGPLEGIRIAVNQELVGADQPLQAGDELAFLPPFTGG comes from the coding sequence ATGGACGTGGTGCTGAAGGTGCTGCTGTTCGCTTCCCTGCGAGAACGCGCCGGTTGGGCCGATCGTTCCCTTCCCTTCACACCAGGCGTCTCGACGGCTCGTGAGGTCTGGAATCAGTTGGATCTTGGTCCGCTGGAGGGCATCAGAATTGCGGTGAACCAGGAGTTGGTCGGTGCCGATCAGCCGTTGCAGGCCGGTGATGAGCTTGCCTTTCTTCCACCGTTCACGGGGGGGTGA
- the moaB gene encoding molybdenum cofactor biosynthesis protein B: MGLSIALLTISDTRTLADDSSGDQLQRSLEDAGHRLQERQLCPDDRYQIRRELSRWIADPAVDVVITSGGTGLTGRDGTPEAVAPLLDKTIEGFGELFRVLSFESIGTSTLQSRCLAGVANGTFVFVLPGSLDAVTTAWNRLIRAQLDADTRPCNLAQLRTRLKE; the protein is encoded by the coding sequence ATGGGCCTCTCCATCGCCCTGCTCACCATCTCCGACACACGCACCCTGGCGGACGACAGCAGCGGAGATCAGCTGCAGCGCAGCCTTGAAGACGCGGGGCATCGCCTTCAGGAGCGACAACTCTGCCCGGATGATCGCTATCAAATCCGCCGTGAACTGAGCCGCTGGATCGCCGATCCTGCGGTTGATGTGGTGATCACCAGCGGCGGAACCGGGCTCACCGGCCGCGATGGCACCCCCGAAGCGGTGGCACCGCTGCTGGACAAAACCATCGAAGGATTCGGTGAACTGTTCCGTGTGCTCTCCTTCGAGAGCATTGGCACCAGCACCCTGCAAAGCCGCTGCCTTGCCGGCGTGGCCAACGGCACATTCGTGTTTGTACTGCCGGGATCTCTGGATGCGGTGACCACCGCTTGGAACCGGCTCATCCGGGCTCAACTCGATGCCGACACCCGACCGTGCAACCTGGCCCAGCTCAGGACTCGGTTGAAGGAATAG
- the cobA gene encoding uroporphyrinogen-III C-methyltransferase, whose amino-acid sequence MTTAEQTGTVYLVGAGPGDPELLTLKAHRLLSKCDALVYDSLVPEEVLDLVPATCERRFVGKRRGHHSVPQPSTNAVLVEMAQKHSTVVRLKGGDPFLFGRGGEEAAYLAERNIPVQVVPGVTAGIAAPAYAGIPVTHRRAGSSVTFVTGHEEIDKRRPSVDWRALAAASDGLVIYMGLHNLPRIAEELMAGGLAVTTPVAVIQQGTVAGQRCLKATLVDVADQCRAEAFKSPSIVVVGEVIDQQVEACMPTPAAVTMPIPF is encoded by the coding sequence GTGACCACCGCTGAACAAACCGGAACCGTTTATCTGGTGGGAGCCGGTCCCGGCGATCCTGAGTTGCTCACGCTGAAGGCGCATCGGCTGCTGAGCAAGTGCGATGCCCTGGTGTACGACTCGCTGGTGCCCGAGGAAGTGCTGGATCTTGTGCCGGCAACCTGCGAACGCCGTTTTGTCGGCAAGCGTCGCGGACATCATTCGGTGCCCCAACCCAGCACCAATGCCGTGCTGGTTGAAATGGCCCAGAAGCACAGCACCGTGGTGCGCCTGAAGGGGGGTGATCCCTTCCTGTTTGGTCGTGGAGGGGAAGAAGCTGCTTACCTGGCGGAGCGGAACATTCCTGTTCAGGTGGTGCCTGGTGTCACCGCTGGCATTGCCGCCCCGGCCTACGCCGGAATTCCCGTCACCCACCGGCGGGCGGGGTCATCGGTGACCTTCGTCACCGGTCACGAGGAAATCGACAAGCGCCGTCCTTCCGTGGATTGGCGTGCCCTGGCTGCGGCCAGTGACGGATTGGTGATCTACATGGGGCTGCACAACCTGCCTCGGATCGCAGAGGAGCTGATGGCGGGGGGTTTGGCCGTGACAACCCCAGTAGCGGTGATCCAGCAGGGCACGGTGGCGGGGCAACGCTGCCTCAAAGCCACGCTGGTAGACGTTGCCGATCAATGCCGAGCCGAAGCCTTCAAGTCACCCTCGATCGTTGTGGTGGGTGAGGTGATTGATCAGCAGGTTGAAGCCTGCATGCCCACACCGGCAGCGGTCACGATGCCGATTCCGTTCTGA